Proteins encoded in a region of the Bicyclus anynana chromosome 9, ilBicAnyn1.1, whole genome shotgun sequence genome:
- the LOC112057173 gene encoding protein lethal(2)denticleless → MNDIQNIIDRQLGIYSRFNYDNVLKRLVVQSEESFYGLQNDPLAGNFEQDPPIFACRFSEASGYEHILALANEDGRVATQDTSTVSSASTLQGFQCHNNAVFDLAWMPHHKNFVTVSGDHTACLWDVSEASPKQVLTFAHHNKSVKTAVFRPCEPSVFATGGRDGHILVWDIRANNHPAIVLKPDNCLMSCHSSFTPKTPGSHGKRPRIDNHRAISITGLVFQNDSTLISCGECDGNIKVWDLRKNYNVYKREPLPKHSIPYCGSSTKNGYTNLVIDDARVRLYASCMDDVIYCFNISTHSALPEQRYVGHENSTFYIKTSLSPDSSYLVSGSSDKNAYIWNVKYSQPVVKLTGHRAEVTCAAWCRTGDMKVVTCSDDARHKIWRIGAEFPETDVELSGKAEVVPRAEITSLPQWGGLDRTPSSLKRKTTTPSSYSAKRARAQGSSSTKKTKRCLADLMNASKETDDAETTVKRLKLDMPCIPEEQLLPAGVKRQRFAEQTSAESSTPCNGHTDPDPSKSPEWTYYIPKAGSSFMSPTKSYERRNCKILSAKSPKAISSSTIPHRTPVKVSPTKVRVLSFTTPTKNLPNFVMDGEAPHLKLMSPVKKKQETTDWLTLMVRERKGKPVETVERASQIAPLSPKENFPTRRNSVTEKAPKAVTKSLTLHKYFNVVVKKNGVI, encoded by the exons ATGAACGACATACAGAACATTATCGACCGTCAACTTGGAATAT ACTCCCGGTTTAACTACGATAATGTCCTGAAACGATTAGTGGTGCAGTCGGAGGAGTCGTTTTACGGTCTGCAGAATGATCCTCTAGCTGGCAACTTCGAGCAGGATCCACCTATATTCGCCTGCCGATTTTCTGAAGCCTCGGGCTACGAACACATTCTCGCCCTCGCAAATGAAGACGGTCGAGTTGCTACGCAG gaCACGTCCACAGTGAGCAGTGCCAGCACTCTTCAGGGCTTCCAGTGCCACAACAACGCTGTGTTCGACCTCGCCTGGATGCCTCACCACAAGAACTTCGTCACTGTCTCAG GTGATCACACAGCCTGCCTCTGGGACGTGTCAGAGGCATCGCCGAAACAGGTCCTCACATTCGCGCACCACAACAAATCTGTGAAGACCGCCGTGTTCCGGCCCTGCGAGCCCTCCGTGTTCGCCACCGGCGGCCGGGACGGACACATTCTCGTCTGGGACATCCGCGCCAACAACCACCCGGCGATCGTGCTCAAGCCCGACAACTGCTTGATGAGCTGCCACTCGAGCTTCACCCCCAAGACCCCCGGCTCGCACGGCAAGCGACCCCGCATAGACAACCACCGGGCCATCAGCATCACCGGCCTCGTCTTCCAGAACGACTCGACTCTGATCTCCTGCGGCGAGTGCGACGGCAACATCAAAGTTTGGGATCTGAGAAAGAACTACAACGTTTACAAGAGAGAACCGCTGCCCAAACACTCGATACCCTACTGCGGCAGCTCCACCAAGAACGGCTACACCAACCTGGTGATAGACGACGCCAGGGTGCGGCTCTACGCCAGCTGCATGGACGACGTCATCTACTGCTTCAACATCTCCACGCACAGCGCGCTGCCGGAGCAGAGGTACGTCGGCCACGAGAACAGCACGTTCTACATCAAAACCAGTCTGAGCCCCGACAGCTCGTATCTGGTCAGCGGGAGTAGCGACAAAAACGCCTACATATGGAACGTCAAGTACTCCCAGCCCGTGGTCAAACTGACGGGCCACCGCGCCGAGGTGACCTGCGCCGCCTGGTGCCGGACGGGGGACATGAAGGTGGTCACTTGCAGCGACGACGCCAGACATAAAATATGGAGGATAGGAGCGGAGTTTCCGGAGACGGACGTCGAGTTGAGCGGGAAGGCTGAGGTCGTCCCGCGCGCGGAGATCACGAGCCTCCCGCAGTGGGGCGGCCTGGACCGCACGCCCAGCTCCTTGAAACGAAAAACGACGACGCCGAGCTCCTACAGCGCCAAGCGCGCGCGCGCGCAAGGCAGCAGCAGCACCAAGAAAACTAAACGCTGTCTCGCAGATCTGATGAACGCTTCCAAAGAAACGGACGATGCGGAGACCACGGTCAAACGGCTCAAACTGGACATGCCGTGCATCCCTGAGGAGCAGCTCTTGCCCGCTGGTGTGAAACGACAGAGATTTGCGGAACAAACTTCTGCCGAAAGTTCCACGCCTTGCAACGGCCACACGGATCCCGACCCCTCGAAGTCTCCCGAGTGGACGTATTACATTCCCAAGGCGGGCTCTTCGTTCATGTCGCCGACCAAAAGTTACGAGAGGAGGAATTGCAAAATACTTTCCGCCAAAAGTCCAAAAGCGATATCGTCGAGTACGATACCGCACAGAACGCCCGTCAAGGTGTCCCCCACAAAGGTCAGGGTGTTGAGTTTCACGACGCCGACGAAGAATCTACCCAACTTCGTGATGGACGGCGAGGCGCCTCACCTGAAACTGATGTCGCCGGTCAAGAAGAAACAGGAAACTACAGATTGGCTTACTTTAATGGTTCGCGAAAGAAAAGGCAAACCCGTAGAAACGGTAGAACGAGCCAGTCAAATTGCGCCCCTGAGTCCAAAAGAAAACTTTCCGACCAGAAGGAATTCCGTCACAGAGAAAGCTCCGAAGGCGGTTACGAAATCATTaactttacataaatatttcaatgttGTAGTGAAGAAAAATGGCGTAATTTGA
- the LOC112048828 gene encoding uncharacterized protein LOC112048828 isoform X2: protein MECDDNGIKRAASAAAGGRRLQRKRRAAGAGVVRLALPAAVPGSAAVRPVQNHHLSPAAPALPSSHLQPQDPPFMNNMDEISYWIYTKRAPCLFNYDNILKKQVEQAQCSTAKPPSVKSKIEDESPRKKRKLQLLDDDSVSTEKRQNVYFKAPQNQKPAIESRKSDMDGSDTDFNIKPSSAQKKSKKMKLQKNCQRTVCKKTKIATSTPKASLRRSLRTAQRNLNCTFQIYNASIMNGKQDAQKAGDTNLLQNPPTNNRSKSKSGSSGASRYPRRHKHNPTETPEPNCSTKINNNSRTKPCSSKYNMRKGTINLNLKENSEERIISRPRSGQRRRLKTDVEETDNSVVQLKSSTDQVSSTPVVNVARLNMKSPKKNNTTSRCLRSRTKDKVERPCKDSASEGSNKKLGDGMNCALEQSVQKSVRKGKKTVTKSRPSLRDSSRNKSGFAACFSDSESDSEPLRLRQSKFFS from the exons ATGGAATGTGATGACAATGGGATCAAGCGTGCAGCTTCGGCAGCGGCGGGTGGGCGCAGGCTCCAGCGGAAGCGCAGAGCTGCTGGTGCAGGCGTCGTGCGGCTGGCGCTCCCCGCTGCAGTGCCTGGCTCGGCTGCTGTGCGACCAGTACAAAACCATCACCTGTCGCCTGCTGCCCCGGCCCTGCCCTCATCACATCTTCAACCACAGGATCCTCCCTTTATGAACAACATGGATGAGATATCATACTGGATTTACACCAAGAGAGCACCCTGTCTCTTCAACTATGACAACATTCTGAAGAAACAAGTGGAGCAAGCTCAATGCTCTACAGCGAAGCCGCCAAGTGTTAAAAGCAAAATTGAAGATGAATCACccagaaagaaaagaaaattgcaACTGTTGGACGATGATTCTGTATCTACAGAAAAGCGACAGAATGTGTACTTCAAAGCTCCACAGAATCAAAAACCTGCAATTGAGAGTCGCAAATCTGATATGGATGGCTCTGATACAGATTTCAATATTAAGCCATCATCAGCACAGAAGAAGTCAAAAAAgatgaaattacaaaaaaattgtcaacGAACAGTGTGTAAAAAGACTAAAATTGCTACATCAACACCCAAAGCAAGTTTAAGGAGAAGTCTTCGAACGGCTCAGCGGAACTTAAACTGTACCTTTCAAATATACAATGCTAGTATCATGAACGGTAAACAAGATGCACAGAAAGCAGGAGACACCAATCTACTGCAGAACCCACCCACCAACAACAGAAGCAAGAGCAAG TCTGGAAGCAGTGGTGCGTCCAGGTATCCTCGAAGGCACAAACACAATCCCACAGAAACTCCTGAACCAAACTGTTCAACTAAAATCAACAATAACTCTAGAACAAAACCCTGCAGTAGTAAATACAACATGCGCAAGGGAACAATAAACTTGAATCTGAAGGAAAATTCAGAAGAGAGAATAATTTCCAGGCCTAGAAGTGGACAGAGAAGACGTTTAAAAACTGATGTCGAGGAAACTGATAATTCAGTGGTGCAATTGAAGAGCTCCACTGATCAGGTGAGCTCTACTCCAGTTGTGAACGTAGCTCGTCTAAATATGAAGAGCCCCAAGAAGAACAATACCACATCCAGATGCCTCCGCAGCCGAACAAAGGACAAAGTGGAACGGCCGTGCAAGGACTCGGCTAGTGAGGGAAGTAATAAGAAACTCGGCGACGGCATGAACTGTGCCTTAGAACAATCTGTACAAAAATCTGTAAGAAAAGGTAAAAAGACAGTGACTAAAAGCCGACCTTCGTTGAGGGACTCGTCGAGGAACAAGAGTGGTTTTGCGGCTTGTTTCTCTGACAGTGAGAGTGACAGTGAACCTCTGAGACTGAGACAAAGCAAGTTTTTCTCTTAG
- the LOC112048828 gene encoding uncharacterized protein LOC112048828 isoform X1 translates to MECDDNGIKRAASAAAGGRRLQRKRRAAGAGVVRLALPAAVPGSAAVRPVQNHHLSPAAPALPSSHLQPQDPPFMNNMDEISYWIYTKRAPCLFNYDNILKKQVEQAQCSTAKPPSVKSKIEDESPRKKRKLQLLDDDSVSTEKRQNVYFKAPQNQKPAIESRKSDMDGSDTDFNIKPSSAQKKSKKMKLQKNCQRTVCKKTKIATSTPKASLRRSLRTAQRNLNCTFQIYNASIMNGKQDAQKAGDTNLLQNPPTNNRSKSKVTMPGKDTIKMEINGQFEDMSDVSGLTANYIRSTKMQSSKRPNKLRNQNNRNLSKQANQAEPNKVIACVNKSVNTGFPDTGAMNCSSDSSQNALKLVSMRTHSQPTGVTQSTSLIKLMEPNLEGNNTRNKITKQDSKNNLHISFQSGSSGASRYPRRHKHNPTETPEPNCSTKINNNSRTKPCSSKYNMRKGTINLNLKENSEERIISRPRSGQRRRLKTDVEETDNSVVQLKSSTDQVSSTPVVNVARLNMKSPKKNNTTSRCLRSRTKDKVERPCKDSASEGSNKKLGDGMNCALEQSVQKSVRKGKKTVTKSRPSLRDSSRNKSGFAACFSDSESDSEPLRLRQSKFFS, encoded by the coding sequence ATGGAATGTGATGACAATGGGATCAAGCGTGCAGCTTCGGCAGCGGCGGGTGGGCGCAGGCTCCAGCGGAAGCGCAGAGCTGCTGGTGCAGGCGTCGTGCGGCTGGCGCTCCCCGCTGCAGTGCCTGGCTCGGCTGCTGTGCGACCAGTACAAAACCATCACCTGTCGCCTGCTGCCCCGGCCCTGCCCTCATCACATCTTCAACCACAGGATCCTCCCTTTATGAACAACATGGATGAGATATCATACTGGATTTACACCAAGAGAGCACCCTGTCTCTTCAACTATGACAACATTCTGAAGAAACAAGTGGAGCAAGCTCAATGCTCTACAGCGAAGCCGCCAAGTGTTAAAAGCAAAATTGAAGATGAATCACccagaaagaaaagaaaattgcaACTGTTGGACGATGATTCTGTATCTACAGAAAAGCGACAGAATGTGTACTTCAAAGCTCCACAGAATCAAAAACCTGCAATTGAGAGTCGCAAATCTGATATGGATGGCTCTGATACAGATTTCAATATTAAGCCATCATCAGCACAGAAGAAGTCAAAAAAgatgaaattacaaaaaaattgtcaacGAACAGTGTGTAAAAAGACTAAAATTGCTACATCAACACCCAAAGCAAGTTTAAGGAGAAGTCTTCGAACGGCTCAGCGGAACTTAAACTGTACCTTTCAAATATACAATGCTAGTATCATGAACGGTAAACAAGATGCACAGAAAGCAGGAGACACCAATCTACTGCAGAACCCACCCACCAACAACAGAAGCAAGAGCAAGGTAACAATGCCCGGGAAAGACACCATCAAAATGGAAATAAACGGCCAGTTTGAGGACATGAGTGATGTGTCTGGTTTGACAGCTAACTACATCCGTTCCACCAAAATGCAGTCATCAAAGAGGCCAAACAAATTGAGGAACCAAAATAATAGGAACCTCTCTAAACAAGCTAACCAGGCTGAGCCTAACAAAGTGATAGCTTGTGTGAACAAGTCTGTCAACACAGGTTTCCCTGACACTGGTGCTATGAATTGCAGCTCTGACTCGTCACAAAATGCTCTTAAATTAGTATCAATGAGAACTCACAGTCAACCTACTGGGGTGACACAAAGCACTTCTCTAATAAAATTGATGGAACCAAACTTGGAAGGCAATAATActagaaacaaaattactaaacaagatagtaaaaataatttacacatttCTTTCCAGTCTGGAAGCAGTGGTGCGTCCAGGTATCCTCGAAGGCACAAACACAATCCCACAGAAACTCCTGAACCAAACTGTTCAACTAAAATCAACAATAACTCTAGAACAAAACCCTGCAGTAGTAAATACAACATGCGCAAGGGAACAATAAACTTGAATCTGAAGGAAAATTCAGAAGAGAGAATAATTTCCAGGCCTAGAAGTGGACAGAGAAGACGTTTAAAAACTGATGTCGAGGAAACTGATAATTCAGTGGTGCAATTGAAGAGCTCCACTGATCAGGTGAGCTCTACTCCAGTTGTGAACGTAGCTCGTCTAAATATGAAGAGCCCCAAGAAGAACAATACCACATCCAGATGCCTCCGCAGCCGAACAAAGGACAAAGTGGAACGGCCGTGCAAGGACTCGGCTAGTGAGGGAAGTAATAAGAAACTCGGCGACGGCATGAACTGTGCCTTAGAACAATCTGTACAAAAATCTGTAAGAAAAGGTAAAAAGACAGTGACTAAAAGCCGACCTTCGTTGAGGGACTCGTCGAGGAACAAGAGTGGTTTTGCGGCTTGTTTCTCTGACAGTGAGAGTGACAGTGAACCTCTGAGACTGAGACAAAGCAAGTTTTTCTCTTAG